The Trinickia caryophylli genomic sequence ATTTTGCTCATCGCCACGCTTGTCATCGTCGTCAACCTCGTCGTCGATCTGCTCTACGGCGTGTTGAACCCCCGCATTCGCCATACGCGCTAAGAGGTTCCTATGGCAGACATACAAAACGTAGTGCCCGAGGCCGTCACGCCGGCGGGCGGGCGCGTGCTGGCCGCCCGCGAGTTCTGGGCCAACTTCTCGCGCAACCGCGGCGCCGTGATCGCGGGTGCGATCGTGATCCTGCTCGTTGCGCTCGCCATCGCCGCACCGGCCATCGCGCCGCACAGCCCCGCCGAGCAGTACCGCGATTTCGTCAAGATTCCGCCCGCCTGGCTCGAAGGCGGCAACTGGCGCTTCGTGCTCGGCACCGACGAAGCGGGGCGCGACATTCTTTCGCGCCTCATCTACGGCGCGCGGATGTCGTTCTGGATCGGCTGCGTGTCGGTCGTGCTCGCGCTCATTCCAGGCATCGTGCTCGGTCTCGTGGCCGCCTTCTTCGAGAAGTGGGCCGACGCGCCGATCATGCGCCTTATGGACGTGCTGCTCGCGCTGCCCTCGCTGCTGCTGGCGGTGGCCGTCGTTGCGATCATCGGCCCGGGTCTCACCAACACGATGCTCGCCATCGCGATCGTTGCGCTGCCGGGCTATGTGCGGCTCACGCGCGCGGCCGCGCAGGGCGAACTGCAAAAGGAGTACGTGACGGCCTCGCGCGTAGCGGGTGCGGGGACGCTGCGCCTGATGTTCTCGCAGGTGCTGCCGAACTGCGCGGCACCGCTCATCGTGCAGGCGACGCTCGGCTTTTCCTCGGCCATTCTCGATGCGGCCGCGCTCGGCTTTCTCGGGCTCGGCGTACAGCCGCCGACCGCCGAGTGGGGCGCGATGCTCGCCTCCGCGCGCGATTACATCGACAATGCGTGGTGGATCGTGACGATGCCGGGTCTCGCGATTCTCGTGTCGGTGTTGACGATCAACCTGCTCGGCGACGGTTTGCGCGATGCGCTCGACCCCAAACTGAAACGGATGGCCTGACCATGAAAGATCTATTGACCATCCGCAATCTGGCCGTGACCTTTGGCGGCACGCCCGCCGTGGACGGTGTCGATTTTTCGATCGCGCCGGGCGAGGTCGTCGGCGTGGTGGGCGAATCGGGCTCGGGCAAAAGCGTGACGATGATGGCGCTGATGGGCCTCATCGACGCGCCGGGCATCGTTACCGCGGACGAAATCTCCTTCGACGGGAAGGATTTGCTGCGCGCCTCGGGCAAGGCCCGCCGCAAGATCGTTGGCAAGGACATCGCGATGGTGTTTCAGGACGCGCTGACGAGCCTGAACCCGAGCTATACCGTCGGCTATCAGATCAAGGAGGTGCTCAAGCTGCACGAAGGGCTGCGCGGCGCGGCGCTCGAGCGGCGCGCGCTGGAACTGCTCGAGCTGGTGGGCATACCCGACGCGAAGAACCGTATTCAGGCCTTCCCGCACCAGATGTCGGGGGGCATGAATCAGCGTGTGATGATCGCGATGGCCGTGGCCTGCAACCCGAAGCTGCTGATTGCCGACGAACCGACCACCGCGCTCGACGTCACGATCCAGGCGCAGATCATGGACCTGCTCGTCGCGCTGCAAAAGGAGCGTGGTATGGCGCTCGTGCTGATTTCGCACGATCTCGCCGTCGTCTCGCAGGTGGCTCAGCGCGTGGCTGTCATGTACGCCGGGCAGGTCATCGAAACGAACGACGTGCCCGACATTTTCGCGCATCCGCATCATCCCTATACCGAGGCATTGCTCGCGGCCATTCCCGAGCACAATCTCGGCGCGCGGCGTCTGGCGGCCCTGCCGGGCGTCGTGCCGGGACGCGACGACCGCCCGAAAGGGTGTCTCTTCGCGCCGCGCTGCAAGTACGTGGTCGACGATTGCTGGAAGGGCCGTCCAGCGCTCGCGCCGCTCGACGTACGCAAGGAGGGCATGCGCGCTCGCTGCATCAAGCCGCTCAATACCGATCCGCATGCGTCCGCCGGCGCGTTCGCGCAAGGAGGTGCACGATGAACGCCGTGCCTCAAACCCCGCGTATGCCGGGCCATGAAGACGACGTGCTCGTGGCCGATGGGCTGACGAAGCATTATCACGTGCGCCGGGGGCTCTTCGGCCACGGTACGGTCAAAGCCCTGAACGGCGTGTCGTTTTCGCTTGCGCGTGGCAAGACGCTCGCCGTCGTCGGCGAATCGGGCTGCGGCAAATCGACGCTTGCGCGCCAGCTGACGATGATCGAGGCACCGACCTCCGGCCGTCTCGAAATCGAAGGGGAGAACGTGCTGGCGGCCGATCGCGCGAAGCTTGCCGAACTGCGCCGGCGCGTGCAGATGGTGTTCCAGAATCCGTTTGCCTCGCTGAACCCGCGCAAGACGGTCGAGCAGACGCTCGGCGAGCCGCTTGCGATCAACACGTCGCTCACGGCGACCGAGCGGGCCGAGCGCATTGCCCAGATGATGCGCACGGTCGGGCTGCGGCCCGAACATGCGAAGCGCTATCCGCACATGTTCTCGGGCGGCCAGCGCCAGCGCATCGCCATCGCGCGTGCGATGATTCTCGATCCGCGCATCGTGGTGGCCGACGAGCCCGTTTCCGCGCTCGACGTGTCGATCCAGGCGCAGATCCTCAATCTGTTCATGGACCTGCAAGAGCAGTTCAAGACGAGCTACGTGTTCGTCTCGCACAATCTGGCCGTGGTCGAACACGTGGCCGACGACGTGATGGTCATGTACTTCGGCGGCGTTGCGGAACTCGGCGCGAAGCAAACGATCTTCGCAAAGCCGCGCCATCCCTACACGCGCTCGCTGATGTCGGCGACACCGGCCATCTTCGAGTCGGATCGCCGCATGCGGATCAAGCTGCAGGGCGAGTTGCCGTCGCCGCTCAACCCGCCGTCGGGGTGCACGTTTCATCAGCGCTGCCCCTACGCGATCGAGCGCTGCCGGCGCGAAGAGCCGCTCCTGCGCGAGGTGGACGCGCGACTCGTTTCCTGTCACCGCGCCGAGGAGGTGGGGGAGATGGATGGCTGAAACCCGGGCGGCGCGGCGCGTGCGCTGGCTGTCGCAAGGCGGCGTTGCCGCCTGCGCGCGCGCGCTGCGCTCGTTCGTGCGCCGCACCGCCGTTGCCGCCATGGCTGCCATGGCGGTTCATGCGGCGGGGGGCGCCATGAGTGGCGCCGGCGGGTCCGGCGATAGCGGTGGCGGCCCGATAGCGGCGGCCCGGGCGGCCGGCAGCGTCCGGCCGCCCGCCTCCATCCCCGGCTTTCATGCGCCGCCCGACGCCTCGGGCACGAGCGCAAGCGGCCCCGTGCGGGCCGAGCCCGCCCATATGCCGTTCTATGTGGCGACGAAGGGCACGACCACCATCTATCTGCTCGGCACGCTGCACGTCGGCGACCCATCCGACTATCCGGCCAATCAGCCGTTTCGGCGTCCCATTCTCGCCGCGCTCGCCGCCTCGCCCACGCTCGCGCTGGAGCTGTCTCCCGACGACCTCATCGAATCGCAGGACGATGTTTCGAAGTACGGCGTGTGCACCTACGCCTGCCTGCCGCGGCTGCTGCCGCCGCTGTTGTGGCGCAAGCTCGCGGCGCGCTTGCGCGGCAATCCGGCCGCGCTCGCCGAAATTCAGAAGACGCGGCCGTGGCTTGCTTCGCTGCTCGTCGAGACGTACGGCGCGCTCAGTGCCGGCCTGCAGACCGAGTACGGGACGGAGGCGCAGCTTCAGAACGTCTACCTGCGTTCGCGCGGCAAGGTCGTGGGCCTCGAGACGCTCGCCGAGCAGATGCGTGCGTTCACGAACCTGACGCTTTCCGAGCAGCGCGAAATGCTCGCGCAGGACCTCGAGGAAACGCCGGCCGGCATGGTGGCCGACGTGAAAGAGCTGCACCGGCTCTGGCGCGCGGGCGACGCCGACGCGATCGCGGCATGGGCCAGTGCGAAATCGGAGCGCCTTGCCGTGGCGCCGGCCGTCGCCCGCTCGCTCGACAACAAGATCGTGTACGAGCGCAATCGCCGTTTCACCGCCCGCATGCTGGCGCTGGCCGCGCCGAACCGGCCCGTCTTCATCGCGATCGGCGCGCTTCATCTCGGGGGCCCCAAAGGCGTGCTGGCGCTGCTGCGCCAGCATGGCTTCGTCGTGGATCCGAACTGATTGACGGACATGGCGGCCAACTGCTGCCGAGCGCGAGCGTGGCTTGCAGGCTACTCGAGTTCGATCGCTTTCGTCCCGGGCGGGTTTTGCCGCACCAGCAGGAGCCGGCTCGGCACCACTTCGGTTACAGATACATCGCGCAGACGCGCGAAGCTGCGGCGGGCGTCCTCCGTAAAACGCCGTTTCTCGGCGTTCGAGGGCCGGCCCGTCGGTTCGCGTCTGAAGTATTCGATTTCGGTCAGTGGGCCACACGACATCTTTTGCACCAGATAGCAACTCATCGTGCACTCGTGGAAGCGGAGGTGGCGCGCGCATGGGCACGCGTCATCGCGGCAGCGGCGGCAAAAAAGAAGTTCAGCCCGGCTGACGGGGGCCATTGATTTTTAACCAGCCGGACTGAACCGAAACGAAAAGCAGCGAGCAAACGTTTCTCGCGTTCGCTTTTTTCAGCAGATTGGCGCGATGCTTACGGGCGGTCAGGTCGCTGATGCCGAGATTGCGGGCGATCTGTTTGTCGCTGAGCCCTTCTCCGAGCAGGTGCAGAACCTGTAGTTCGCGTGCTGAAAACGGCGCCGCCATAGGGTCCGTCGTTTTTTTTTAAAGCATGCGGATATCGCACGAAATAGCGCGATACCAGTTGCGCCGATTTCCTGGCGTGAAACTTCGCAAGCAGCGCCTCGCGATGCTTGCGCGCGGTCGATATCGAGAAGGACAACTGTGCCGCGATTTCGCGGTCTGTCATGCCTTGCGCGATCAATGCAAGCACGGTTTCCTCACGACTCGTGGGCGTCATGCCTTCTCCTGTGACATTCGGTAAGAGTTGCGCCGCAACGGGAGCAGCCATCTTCGCGGCGCAGCGCGTTCCGGCAATGCGCGGCGCGGGCCACGCTTCGCTTCGCGAGCGATCCGGGGAAGCCGCGCGTGCCGGAAATCGGCTTTCGTGCGCTGAAATGCGCGTTCCATGCGGACAATGTTTTCGGTGCGTCGAATTTTCCATATATCGGGATTTCCATGGAATTAATGGGAGCCTCGGTGATTCGATATCAACTTGTCGCGGCGCGCGGTGTCGCGTTTTTTTGACGGACCCATTCTCTTTTTCGACGTTGCTTAGGGCTATTAGGCAAATGCGGTAGAAAATTCAGTTTCTGTAATGCCGAGATTTTTATTCTGGTTTGTGAATCTGCAAGGCTGAAATGCCGGCTACTTCATTTGCCGAATAGAGCCCACAGCATCGCGCGCCCACAATGAAATACATCGGTCGCGCTCCCCACGATTGGTGCAATAAGCACGATTTCTCTCAGGGCACTTATCGTCTCCCGCGTGAGGGCTTCGTAGTCCCGGTTGCGGGACGCATCCGATTAATGAGCTTGTTATCGAAACGTAACGATACCGTTTGCTCGCCCGAGGGGGCGGCCGCTTGCGGCCGGCTCCGTCGCGTACCGGGCAACGACGACATGCGGAGAAATTGCCATGGATGAGCGAGTCGAGCCGCTTCGCGCGCGGCAACAGGGCACAGCGATGGAGACGGCGCAGAGGATGCCGGGCGAGGACGATCGCGACGCGCATCTTTTCACCCCGTCGTTTTTCGAGCGGTTGCGAAGGCTCAATCGCGTACGCCGCGAGTTGCGTCGCATGCAGTTGCGCATCACACAAATCGATTGGGTTGGCGCGGAACTGTCGGTGCGCATCGAGCGCGACCCGGCGAAATCGCTCGCGCCGCTGCTCGACAGCATGGAGCGGCGCCGCTTTCGCCCCGTGGATGCGGGGGTGGAGGTGGCGGGGCAGTTCAAGGGCGTGACCGTGCGCTGGATCGAGCGCGGGGGGCCGGGCGTGGGCGCGGGGCGCAGTGCCCGGCTGCGGCCGGGCTGTGCGTCGTTGTGAATGTTCGGGAGACAAGCATGTTGAGTCTGCACGAACTCGCAGCATTGATTCTTCTCGAAGCGGCGCTCGATCGCGGCAACCTCGATCTCGCCGATATCGAGACGTTGCTCGCCCAGGAACTCGTGACGTTGGAGCCGTTGCCGTGCGGCCGCGAAGAACCCCGTCTTACGAGCCGTGGAGCGTCGATGGTCGCGTCCCTCACGCGTGTGGGGCGTCCGCGCACCGATTTTCATTGAATGCCGGCATGGCCGGGTCCTGCAAATGCGGATAAACGGAGTCCAATCATGAATTTTTCATGGAAGCAAATCGCGGCACAGCAAAAAGCGAATCTCGGTGTGGCGTTCGGGGTCGCCGATGTCGTATTCGATAGCGCGGAAAGGCTGGGCAACCTCAACATGGAAGCGATGAATTCGCTGATCAAGGATGCGCAGGACAACGTCATCCGCAGCGCATTGCCGAGATTGCCATTCGACGTGCTCCTGCCCCCGTCCTTTCCTCCATTGTTCTTCATCGAGAAGACCCAGTCTTATGGGCGGAAAGTCTATGACATCGCAGCGGGCGCGCAGGCGGAAATTGCGGATGTCGTGCGTTCGCGCTGCGACACGTATCGCGACTGGTTCTCTGACGAAGGGAGCAAAGGGAGTGCGCCGCCCGCGGAGTCCGCGGTCGTCGTATGGAAAGCGGCCATCGAGGCTGGCAATGCCTTTTCGGAGACGATTCAGAAGGCGGGCCTGCAGGCGCTGCAGGCCGCGGCCACCAACCTCGACGCGATGACGGTCGCAACGGCCAAGGCTGCGCGGCGAGCGACCGAGGGGGCGTCGTCCAACGGTCGGCGCTGAGGCAGCAAGGGTTGCGCGAGCCGCCGCTGCGGCTCGCGCAACCCCGGCGTTCGACGTGTGTGTTCCGATACCCCCGGCGATTGCCGCGGGTTTGTCCGTTCAGGTACGCAGTGTCGACGCGGCGAGCACCTCGATGCCGCTCGCATCGAGCGCGGATCGCAGGCGGCGTGCGAACGCCAGAGCATGCTCGCCGTCGCCGTGCAGACAGAGGGTGCGCACGTTGAGCGGCACCCAGCCGCCGTC encodes the following:
- a CDS encoding peptide ABC transporter ATP-binding protein codes for the protein MNAVPQTPRMPGHEDDVLVADGLTKHYHVRRGLFGHGTVKALNGVSFSLARGKTLAVVGESGCGKSTLARQLTMIEAPTSGRLEIEGENVLAADRAKLAELRRRVQMVFQNPFASLNPRKTVEQTLGEPLAINTSLTATERAERIAQMMRTVGLRPEHAKRYPHMFSGGQRQRIAIARAMILDPRIVVADEPVSALDVSIQAQILNLFMDLQEQFKTSYVFVSHNLAVVEHVADDVMVMYFGGVAELGAKQTIFAKPRHPYTRSLMSATPAIFESDRRMRIKLQGELPSPLNPPSGCTFHQRCPYAIERCRREEPLLREVDARLVSCHRAEEVGEMDG
- a CDS encoding response regulator transcription factor, translated to MAAPFSARELQVLHLLGEGLSDKQIARNLGISDLTARKHRANLLKKANARNVCSLLFVSVQSGWLKINGPRQPG
- a CDS encoding ABC transporter ATP-binding protein, coding for MKDLLTIRNLAVTFGGTPAVDGVDFSIAPGEVVGVVGESGSGKSVTMMALMGLIDAPGIVTADEISFDGKDLLRASGKARRKIVGKDIAMVFQDALTSLNPSYTVGYQIKEVLKLHEGLRGAALERRALELLELVGIPDAKNRIQAFPHQMSGGMNQRVMIAMAVACNPKLLIADEPTTALDVTIQAQIMDLLVALQKERGMALVLISHDLAVVSQVAQRVAVMYAGQVIETNDVPDIFAHPHHPYTEALLAAIPEHNLGARRLAALPGVVPGRDDRPKGCLFAPRCKYVVDDCWKGRPALAPLDVRKEGMRARCIKPLNTDPHASAGAFAQGGAR
- a CDS encoding TraB/GumN family protein → MAETRAARRVRWLSQGGVAACARALRSFVRRTAVAAMAAMAVHAAGGAMSGAGGSGDSGGGPIAAARAAGSVRPPASIPGFHAPPDASGTSASGPVRAEPAHMPFYVATKGTTTIYLLGTLHVGDPSDYPANQPFRRPILAALAASPTLALELSPDDLIESQDDVSKYGVCTYACLPRLLPPLLWRKLAARLRGNPAALAEIQKTRPWLASLLVETYGALSAGLQTEYGTEAQLQNVYLRSRGKVVGLETLAEQMRAFTNLTLSEQREMLAQDLEETPAGMVADVKELHRLWRAGDADAIAAWASAKSERLAVAPAVARSLDNKIVYERNRRFTARMLALAAPNRPVFIAIGALHLGGPKGVLALLRQHGFVVDPN
- a CDS encoding ABC transporter permease subunit, encoding MADIQNVVPEAVTPAGGRVLAAREFWANFSRNRGAVIAGAIVILLVALAIAAPAIAPHSPAEQYRDFVKIPPAWLEGGNWRFVLGTDEAGRDILSRLIYGARMSFWIGCVSVVLALIPGIVLGLVAAFFEKWADAPIMRLMDVLLALPSLLLAVAVVAIIGPGLTNTMLAIAIVALPGYVRLTRAAAQGELQKEYVTASRVAGAGTLRLMFSQVLPNCAAPLIVQATLGFSSAILDAAALGFLGLGVQPPTAEWGAMLASARDYIDNAWWIVTMPGLAILVSVLTINLLGDGLRDALDPKLKRMA
- a CDS encoding phasin family protein produces the protein MPAWPGPANADKRSPIMNFSWKQIAAQQKANLGVAFGVADVVFDSAERLGNLNMEAMNSLIKDAQDNVIRSALPRLPFDVLLPPSFPPLFFIEKTQSYGRKVYDIAAGAQAEIADVVRSRCDTYRDWFSDEGSKGSAPPAESAVVVWKAAIEAGNAFSETIQKAGLQALQAAATNLDAMTVATAKAARRATEGASSNGRR